One window of Hoplias malabaricus isolate fHopMal1 chromosome 16, fHopMal1.hap1, whole genome shotgun sequence genomic DNA carries:
- the dapk2a gene encoding death-associated protein kinase 2a, whose amino-acid sequence MAVFKQEKVEDFYEVGEELGSGQFAIVKQCREKSSGKEFAAKFIKKRQSNASRRGVLREEIEREVNILQQIRHHNIVTLHDVYENKTDVVLILELVSGGELFDFLAQKESLSEEEATQFIKQILEGVHYLHTRNIAHFDLKPENIMLLDKNVPLPRIKLIDFGLAHIITEGVEFKNIFGTPEFVAPEIVNYEPLGLEADMWSVGVITYILLSGASPFLGETKQDTLGNISAMNYEFDDEFFGHTSELAKSFIRQLLQKDPKKRLTIEDALNHPWIKSNEHKDEPSRVPGRKRERRQLKTKWLKEYTIKSHSSMPPNNTYVNFERFAQVVEDIGTMETTFSRLASAHDSLQEDIDTLVSVYNEKELWYKEESESIRHELSQLRYDFRKVEAQRRNLQEDMRSMEAGVSRISERSRERHAHFEALKKELETELQWVQEVVGSFQIAESNGGFPNCNFSSVFNADVNEALKELLNRTCGGELGLNLDQQR is encoded by the exons ATGGCTGTGTTTAAACAGGAGAAGGTGGAAGACTTCTATGAGGTTGGAGAGGAACTTGGGAG TGGTCAATTTGCAATTGTGAAGCAGTGCAGAGAGAAAAGCTCGGGCAAAGAGTTTGCTGCCAAGTTCATAAAGAAACGACAGAGCAATGCCAGCCGGCGTGGAGTTCTGCGAGaggagattgagagagaggTCAACATCCTGCAGCAGATACGGCACCACAACATTGTCACGCTACATGATGTTTACGAGAACAAAACTGATGTTGTGctgatcctggagct AGTGTCTGGAGGAGAACTGTTTGACTTCTTGGCACAGAAGGAGTCTCTGAGTGAAGAAGAAGCCACTCAGTTCATTAAGCAGATTCTGGAAGGTGTTCACTACCTGCACACCAGAAACATTGCTCACTTtgatttgaag ccTGAAAACATCATGCTTCTTGATAAGAATGTTCCTCTGCCTCGGATTAAACTCATAGATTTTGGACTGGCTCACATAATTACAGAAGGTGTTGAATTCAAAAACATCTTTGGAACTCCAGAATTTGTTG CTCCTGAAATTGTCAATTATGAACCTTTGGGCCTAGAGGCAGATATGTG GAGTGTAGGCGTGATCACATATATTCT ACTAAGTGGAGCATCTCCATTCCTAGGAGAGACTAAGCAAGATACCTTAGGAAACATTTCTGCAATGAACTATGAGTTTGATGATGAGTTTTTTGGCCACACCAGTGAACTAGCCAAAAGCTTCATCAGACAACTGCTACAGAAAGATCCAAA AAAGAGGCTTACAATTGAAGATGCTTTAAACCATCCCTGGATCAAG TCCAATGAACATAAGGATGAGCCCAGCAGAGTCccagggaggaagagagagagacgacagCTGAAGACCAAGTGGCTAAAAGAGTACACTATCAAGTCTCACTCGAGCATGCCCCCCAACAACACCTACGTCAATTTTGAGCGCTTTGCCCAGGTAGTGGAGGACATTGGGACCATGGAGACCACCTTCAGCCGCCTGGCCTCAGCCCATGATTCCCTGCAGGAGGACATTGACACTCTGGTGTCGGTTTACAATGAGAAGGAGCTGTGGTACAAAGAGGAGAGCGAGAGCATCCGACACGAGCTCTCACAGCTCCGCTATGACTTCCGTAAAGTGGAAGCACAGAGGCGAAACCTGCAGGAGGACATGAGGAGCATGGAGGCAGGAGTTAGTCGTATTAGTGAGCGATCTAGAGAGAGGCATGCACACTTTGAGGCTCTGAAGAAGGAGCTGGAAACAGAGCTTCAGTGGGTGCAGGAGGTAGTGGGATCCTTCCAAATTGCTGAAAGCAATGGAGGGTTCCCCAATTGCAATTTCAGCAGCGTTTTTAATGCTGATGTGAATGAGGCCCTGAAAGAGCTGCTGAACAGAACATGTGGTGGAGAACTTGGACTCAACCTAGACCAGCAGAGATGA